A single window of Halobacillus naozhouensis DNA harbors:
- a CDS encoding homoserine dehydrogenase encodes MTHKLAFVGFGVVGSGLAEILLDKQDMLANQVGLEAEIVAISDLNLGSIYHPDGLNLQTLLDVVEEDNSLENYPEHPGLIRGWDSLQTIRQTNADTIVEVTPTDVETGQPAIDHCREAFQNKKNLITTNKGPVALQYKELSALAEENGVGWGFEGTVMSGTPTLRMPTVSLSGNTINEIRGILNGTTNFILSKMEEDMTYDDALAQAQERGYAEADPTSDVEGHDILYKVVILANVVMDVPLAKDEVECQGMKDLTAEDIDEAKSEGKRWKLLARITHQDGKVQASVKPEKLSLDESLSSVMGATNAITYECDLSGPITVTGAGAGRLETGFSLLTDLINMNKTRIYEMR; translated from the coding sequence GTGACGCATAAACTGGCGTTTGTTGGATTCGGTGTTGTCGGCAGTGGATTAGCGGAAATCCTGTTGGACAAGCAGGACATGCTGGCGAATCAAGTTGGTTTAGAGGCAGAGATTGTTGCGATTTCAGACTTGAACCTGGGTTCCATTTATCACCCAGATGGACTAAATCTACAGACATTGTTAGATGTGGTGGAGGAGGATAATAGTCTGGAGAATTACCCTGAACACCCCGGCTTAATTAGAGGGTGGGACAGTCTTCAAACCATTAGGCAAACGAACGCGGATACCATTGTTGAAGTAACCCCGACGGATGTAGAAACAGGACAGCCGGCGATCGATCATTGCCGGGAGGCTTTTCAAAATAAGAAAAACCTGATTACCACAAATAAAGGTCCTGTTGCCCTTCAATACAAAGAATTATCTGCCCTTGCAGAGGAGAATGGTGTTGGGTGGGGATTCGAAGGCACGGTTATGAGCGGAACCCCAACACTGCGGATGCCCACTGTATCACTTTCCGGAAATACCATCAACGAAATCCGCGGGATCCTCAACGGAACAACGAATTTTATTTTATCCAAAATGGAAGAAGACATGACGTATGATGACGCATTAGCGCAAGCTCAGGAACGCGGCTATGCAGAAGCTGATCCGACAAGTGATGTGGAAGGTCATGACATTTTATATAAGGTAGTTATTTTAGCAAACGTTGTAATGGATGTACCTCTAGCAAAAGATGAAGTGGAATGCCAGGGAATGAAGGACCTTACTGCTGAAGATATTGACGAAGCGAAGTCAGAAGGAAAGAGATGGAAGCTGCTCGCGCGAATTACCCATCAAGACGGTAAAGTTCAAGCATCCGTTAAACCAGAAAAGCTTTCCCTTGATGAATCGCTTTCTTCGGTGATGGGAGCCACAAATGCAATCACCTATGAATGTGATTTGTCGGGACCGATTACCGTCACAGGTGCAGGGGCCGGCCGACTGGAAACAGGGTTTTCTCTGTTGACGGATTTAATCAATATGAACAAAACACGAATCTATGAAATGAGGTGA
- a CDS encoding alcohol dehydrogenase catalytic domain-containing protein has protein sequence MSIKTVEDVKSKTYSLTAPWIFKEEELSREVSEGDVVVKPVLASVCHADLRYFTGKRRKEALQKKLPMALFHEGVGVIVKSNHPDRKVGERVVIVPNIPEYLVEGTTKEECCSSCKRGLADNYCEQGVFMGSGYDGIGQEHVVIPSECAVLIPEEVPEEIAVLAELSTVSLHAIERTAASLDDSQVAVFGDGPVGYLTAVMLHYVFHVPKDRLRVFGAVREKLEQFTFAETHLVQEYDFKSAEPVHLAIECAGGPFSESASNQAIDLLARGGDLVLMGVTEERVPINTRDLLEKGLSLHGSSRSSVPDYQRVIEAMRQRDCREAFKKLLPNNHVIVKGVNDLNEVMKQTAEHKAWKKTIISFEW, from the coding sequence ATGTCAATAAAGACGGTAGAGGATGTAAAATCAAAAACCTACAGCTTAACTGCCCCCTGGATATTCAAGGAAGAAGAATTATCCAGAGAAGTTTCTGAAGGAGATGTAGTTGTAAAGCCTGTACTTGCAAGTGTTTGCCATGCTGATTTACGTTATTTCACTGGAAAGCGCAGGAAGGAAGCATTGCAGAAGAAATTACCTATGGCACTTTTTCATGAAGGTGTTGGAGTGATTGTTAAGAGTAATCATCCAGATCGTAAAGTTGGTGAGCGAGTGGTAATTGTTCCGAATATTCCAGAGTACCTAGTGGAAGGAACAACTAAAGAAGAATGTTGTAGTTCCTGCAAGAGAGGTTTAGCGGATAATTACTGTGAGCAAGGAGTTTTTATGGGGAGTGGATACGATGGAATTGGTCAAGAACATGTTGTCATACCTAGCGAGTGTGCTGTATTAATACCAGAGGAAGTTCCAGAAGAAATTGCTGTTTTAGCGGAGCTTAGTACGGTTTCTTTACATGCTATTGAGAGAACGGCTGCGTCACTCGACGATTCTCAGGTAGCTGTATTTGGCGATGGGCCTGTGGGCTATCTTACGGCAGTGATGCTTCACTATGTATTCCATGTGCCTAAAGATCGACTTCGTGTCTTTGGAGCAGTTAGAGAAAAATTAGAGCAATTTACGTTTGCTGAAACACATCTTGTCCAGGAATATGACTTTAAGTCGGCAGAGCCCGTTCATCTAGCTATTGAATGTGCGGGAGGACCATTTTCGGAAAGTGCTTCCAACCAAGCAATCGATCTTTTAGCACGTGGAGGGGATCTTGTATTAATGGGTGTTACCGAAGAACGTGTACCAATAAACACCCGAGATCTATTAGAGAAAGGTCTTTCCCTTCACGGGAGTAGTCGTTCGAGTGTGCCAGACTATCAACGTGTGATAGAAGCAATGAGGCAAAGAGATTGCCGGGAAGCATTTAAGAAACTCTTACCCAATAATCATGTAATAGTTAAAGGTGTGAATGACTTAAATGAAGTTATGAAACAGACAGCAGAACATAAAGCGTGGAAAAAAACAATTATATCATTTGAGTGGTAG
- a CDS encoding MDR/zinc-dependent alcohol dehydrogenase-like family protein produces the protein MNETVTGKQEVIKEIPETMKAIVAYGPKDYRYEEVETPKLENEEEIIVKVEACGICAGDIKAYDGAPSFWGDEQQPSYIKAPMIPGHEFVARVVRKGEAVKDFEIGDRVISEQIVPCWECRFCNRGQYWMCEKHDLYGFQNNVNGGMAEYMKFTKEAINYKVPEDLPIEKAILIEPYACSLHAVQRAQVQLGDVVVLSGAGTLGLGMVGALKKSGAEKLVVLDLKEDRLELAKQFGADIVLNPSEVDVVQEIKDMTEGYGCDVYIEATGHPKSVEQGLHMIRKLGRFVEFSVFGEPVSVDWSIISDRKELDLLGSHLGPYCYPLVIDGIANGDFPTENVVTHQLDLKDFEEGFELMKKGEKSLKIILQP, from the coding sequence ATGAATGAGACAGTGACAGGTAAGCAAGAAGTGATTAAAGAGATTCCGGAAACAATGAAGGCGATTGTTGCATACGGTCCGAAGGATTATCGTTATGAGGAGGTAGAAACCCCGAAATTAGAAAATGAAGAAGAAATTATTGTAAAGGTAGAAGCTTGTGGCATTTGTGCCGGTGATATTAAGGCATATGATGGGGCGCCGAGTTTCTGGGGAGATGAACAACAGCCGTCCTATATTAAGGCTCCAATGATTCCTGGGCATGAATTTGTTGCTAGAGTAGTTCGAAAAGGGGAAGCCGTTAAAGATTTTGAAATAGGAGACCGAGTTATTTCTGAACAGATCGTTCCATGCTGGGAATGCCGATTCTGTAATAGAGGTCAATATTGGATGTGTGAAAAACATGATTTATATGGGTTTCAAAATAATGTGAACGGCGGGATGGCTGAATATATGAAATTTACGAAAGAAGCCATTAATTACAAGGTTCCAGAAGACTTACCGATTGAAAAAGCGATTTTAATAGAGCCATATGCTTGTAGTCTTCATGCTGTTCAAAGAGCTCAGGTTCAATTAGGAGATGTAGTCGTGTTGTCTGGGGCTGGAACGCTTGGACTAGGAATGGTTGGAGCGCTTAAAAAATCAGGGGCTGAAAAATTAGTGGTCCTTGACTTAAAAGAAGACCGCTTGGAACTGGCTAAGCAATTTGGTGCAGACATTGTTTTAAACCCAAGTGAAGTTGATGTAGTTCAAGAAATAAAAGATATGACAGAAGGATACGGATGTGATGTGTACATTGAAGCTACCGGGCATCCAAAATCAGTAGAGCAAGGGCTTCATATGATTAGAAAGTTAGGCCGGTTTGTAGAGTTTTCTGTGTTTGGTGAACCTGTATCAGTTGACTGGAGCATTATTAGCGACAGGAAAGAACTAGATTTACTAGGTTCTCATTTAGGGCCTTACTGCTACCCGTTAGTTATCGATGGGATTGCGAATGGGGATTTCCCTACAGAAAATGTCGTTACACACCAGCTAGACTTAAAGGACTTTGAAGAAGGTTTTGAATTGATGAAGAAGGGTGAAAAATCTCTGAAAATAATTTTGCAGCCGTAA
- a CDS encoding SDR family oxidoreductase: protein MDFNGFDKNFNITDKVAIITGGASGIGKAIASLYIDKGAKVALFDINKDVSQVAKELGGDKALGITCDITDNKSMDHAIGEVKNQFGKIDILVNCAGVVFLDDAENLSDNEWQTTIDLNLTASFKMSQKVGKVMIKEGKGGSIINLASQAALIALDNHIAYSASKAGILSITKSLAYEWAQYNINVNAISPTVVLTELGKKAWAGEKGEKAKREIPLGRFGYPEEVAAIALFLASDATNMITGENIVMDGGNTIK, encoded by the coding sequence ATGGATTTTAATGGATTTGATAAAAACTTTAATATCACGGATAAGGTAGCGATTATTACTGGTGGTGCTAGTGGAATAGGCAAAGCGATTGCTTCATTATATATAGACAAAGGGGCAAAAGTCGCTCTTTTTGATATTAATAAGGACGTAAGTCAAGTCGCGAAAGAATTAGGTGGCGACAAAGCACTAGGAATTACTTGTGACATAACAGATAATAAGAGTATGGACCATGCGATCGGAGAGGTTAAAAATCAATTCGGAAAAATTGACATTTTAGTTAACTGTGCAGGGGTAGTCTTTTTAGATGACGCCGAAAACCTTTCAGATAATGAGTGGCAAACGACAATTGACCTTAACTTAACAGCTTCCTTTAAAATGTCCCAAAAGGTCGGAAAAGTAATGATTAAAGAAGGAAAAGGCGGCTCCATCATAAACTTAGCCTCACAAGCTGCTCTCATTGCGCTGGATAACCATATTGCTTACTCAGCGAGCAAGGCTGGGATTTTGAGTATCACAAAAAGCCTTGCCTATGAATGGGCGCAATATAATATTAATGTAAACGCTATTTCTCCAACCGTCGTTTTAACCGAACTGGGTAAAAAAGCTTGGGCCGGAGAAAAAGGAGAAAAAGCAAAGAGAGAAATTCCACTAGGGCGCTTTGGTTACCCAGAAGAAGTGGCAGCTATTGCCTTGTTTTTAGCAAGTGATGCTACGAACATGATTACTGGCGAAAATATTGTCATGGATGGTGGCAACACGATTAAATAA
- a CDS encoding aldehyde dehydrogenase family protein, translated as MTTEVTGQKMLIAGEWKEKDETIEVRDPGDNSLIDTVPAASANDMNEAIEWAKQEIDQKRRLPVHQRIEILNRAADNVNERKETFATIIAREGSKTINEARDEVDRTIQILRISAEEARRIQGETISFDQVPGSENRVGYYTYFPVGIVGAITAFNDPLNLVAHKVGPALASGNAVVVKPTSVTPLSALYLGEALLDAGLPSALLSVVTGKGSELGDPLVKHPDIRMVSFTGGLETGEQITQKSGVKKLRMELGSNSPVIVLNDADLESAVEKTVSGSFSAAGQNCIGVQRVFIEKDVVDTFTEQFVHETKQLTMGDKLSEDTDMGPMISEDEAKRIEQWVNEAVEEGAEILCGGERQGAYYTPTVLTNVPKHSKIACEEAFAPVVSLFSVEDLEEAIKQANDVNFGLQAGIFTPNIDKAHEAIEKLEVGGVIVNDSSDYRIDAMPFGGVKGSGIGREGVRFAIESMTEKKVACFNLAR; from the coding sequence ATGACAACAGAGGTAACAGGTCAAAAGATGTTAATTGCCGGTGAATGGAAAGAGAAGGATGAGACCATTGAAGTTCGTGATCCAGGGGATAACAGCCTGATTGATACCGTCCCGGCTGCTTCAGCGAACGATATGAACGAAGCGATTGAGTGGGCGAAACAGGAAATCGACCAAAAGAGAAGGCTGCCTGTTCATCAACGCATTGAAATCTTAAACCGAGCAGCGGATAACGTCAACGAACGAAAGGAAACGTTTGCTACCATTATTGCGCGAGAAGGAAGCAAGACGATCAATGAAGCGCGAGATGAAGTAGACCGAACGATTCAAATTCTAAGAATCAGTGCCGAAGAAGCTCGAAGGATTCAGGGCGAAACGATTTCCTTCGACCAGGTGCCAGGAAGTGAGAATCGAGTTGGCTACTATACCTATTTTCCAGTTGGCATCGTGGGCGCCATTACGGCCTTTAATGACCCGTTAAATCTAGTAGCTCATAAGGTTGGCCCGGCGCTTGCCTCTGGAAACGCTGTGGTCGTCAAGCCGACAAGTGTCACCCCTTTGAGTGCCCTTTATTTAGGGGAAGCACTGCTCGATGCAGGACTGCCATCTGCGCTGCTCTCGGTTGTGACGGGAAAAGGAAGTGAACTCGGAGATCCGCTCGTGAAGCATCCTGATATAAGAATGGTTTCGTTTACCGGCGGACTTGAAACCGGAGAACAAATTACCCAGAAATCTGGCGTTAAAAAGCTGCGAATGGAACTAGGGTCAAACTCACCCGTCATTGTGCTGAACGATGCTGATCTTGAAAGTGCCGTTGAAAAAACTGTGAGCGGTAGCTTTTCAGCTGCAGGTCAAAACTGTATCGGGGTCCAGCGTGTTTTTATTGAAAAAGATGTCGTGGACACTTTTACTGAGCAGTTCGTTCATGAAACAAAGCAGCTGACAATGGGTGACAAACTTTCAGAAGACACGGACATGGGACCTATGATTAGCGAAGACGAAGCAAAACGCATTGAACAGTGGGTAAATGAAGCAGTCGAAGAAGGTGCGGAAATCCTTTGCGGAGGCGAGCGCCAGGGCGCCTATTATACGCCGACTGTTCTTACCAACGTTCCTAAACACTCCAAGATTGCGTGTGAAGAAGCATTTGCTCCCGTCGTCTCCCTCTTTTCTGTAGAAGATTTGGAAGAGGCCATTAAGCAGGCAAATGATGTTAACTTTGGTCTGCAAGCAGGTATTTTCACCCCTAATATCGATAAAGCACACGAAGCTATTGAGAAATTAGAGGTCGGCGGTGTGATCGTCAATGACAGTAGTGACTACCGCATCGATGCGATGCCGTTCGGCGGTGTCAAAGGTTCAGGGATAGGACGTGAAGGTGTTCGGTTTGCGATTGAATCGATGACGGAGAAGAAAGTGGCTTGCTTTAATTTGGCCAGGTAA
- a CDS encoding DeoR/GlpR family DNA-binding transcription regulator, translated as MIAVERKQRIIEYVKQHYLASVAQLAKEFDVHEATIRRDLSEIEKEGTLRRTHGGVVLAQDISSEPNFSERVMENTNEKERIGALAASLIEEGDTIILDSGTTTLQIVKHILNFNQLTIITNDINIAVELRNASHLKVFVTGGVLTPGSFMLNGMHTNEMLRTVQVNKAFIGTPAINARSGLMHFDDQLVPAKKEMIRVAREIIVVADHTKLGRVSLHNVSSINDVHHLVTDVGASKEEIDLFKQENVQIFQA; from the coding sequence ATGATTGCTGTAGAAAGAAAGCAAAGAATCATTGAATATGTTAAACAGCACTACCTTGCATCAGTTGCACAACTAGCAAAAGAATTTGACGTTCACGAAGCTACCATTCGGCGTGATTTGTCAGAAATCGAGAAAGAAGGGACTTTACGTCGAACTCATGGGGGAGTTGTACTAGCGCAAGACATTAGTTCCGAACCAAACTTTTCGGAAAGAGTTATGGAAAATACCAATGAAAAAGAAAGAATCGGGGCTTTAGCTGCATCTTTAATTGAAGAAGGGGACACAATCATCCTAGACTCAGGCACAACTACGTTGCAAATTGTAAAGCATATACTGAATTTTAATCAGTTAACCATTATAACAAATGATATAAATATTGCTGTGGAACTAAGAAATGCTTCACATTTAAAAGTATTTGTAACAGGAGGGGTGCTAACTCCGGGAAGTTTTATGCTAAATGGTATGCATACAAATGAAATGCTTCGTACAGTACAAGTTAATAAGGCATTTATTGGAACACCTGCTATAAATGCCAGGTCAGGATTAATGCATTTTGACGATCAACTTGTTCCAGCAAAAAAAGAAATGATTCGAGTAGCTCGAGAAATTATAGTTGTTGCCGACCATACAAAGCTTGGTCGAGTCTCTTTGCATAATGTAAGTTCGATTAATGATGTACATCATTTAGTTACGGATGTTGGAGCTAGTAAAGAGGAGATTGATTTATTTAAACAAGAAAATGTACAAATCTTTCAGGCTTAA
- a CDS encoding ribulokinase: protein MNEHFSIGIDFGTDSGRVVIVNVETGEIVGSDVTSYEHGVINENLPEARMSLPPDYSLQHPQDYLNVLNKSIPVAMSKADVIGEQIIGMGVDFTSSTMIPTDENLTPLCFKKEWEDEPHAYAKLWKHHGPSRETDILNALATGTRQKFLSYYGGSISVEWMIPKCVELAERAPACYEAAEYFIEAGDWIISVLTGKLVRSNCAAGFKSFWDKTRGYPTDFFEKISPVIGQLEHTKLRGEIHQVGTRAGLLHNSYAHSWGLSSETSVATSIIDAHSAVLGMGASEAKTMVMVMGTSTCHITLSDKKQAVPGISGMVEDGIIPGLYAYEAGQSAVGDIFAWFKKNQVPAYIEYEAKRENLDVFSYLEILSQNIKPGETGLLALDWHNGNRSVLNDPNLTGMMIGQTLNTKPEEIFLALMEATAFGAKVIMEAYQEGGIPTDTIYASGGLPARNKRFVQIYADVTNCPVRIASNPYVSAVGAAILGTVAAGESQYGYDSLEKAMKHMNQLNEKVYNPIPENVQIYKELYNEYRTLSDYFGRGVNNVMKRLKSLKTQSYQNERETETTLP, encoded by the coding sequence ATGAATGAACACTTTTCAATTGGCATTGATTTTGGAACTGACTCTGGGAGAGTTGTTATTGTTAACGTAGAGACTGGGGAAATCGTTGGCAGTGATGTAACTTCATATGAACATGGGGTTATTAATGAGAATCTGCCTGAAGCCCGCATGTCTCTTCCACCCGATTATTCCCTTCAGCATCCCCAGGACTATTTAAACGTTCTAAATAAATCTATTCCAGTTGCTATGTCAAAAGCTGATGTGATCGGAGAACAAATTATCGGAATGGGAGTAGACTTTACATCTTCCACTATGATCCCAACAGATGAAAACTTGACACCTTTATGTTTTAAAAAAGAATGGGAAGATGAGCCTCACGCTTATGCTAAGTTATGGAAACACCACGGTCCATCACGTGAAACAGATATTCTAAATGCTTTGGCCACAGGTACTCGTCAAAAGTTTTTATCATATTATGGAGGTTCAATTTCCGTGGAGTGGATGATACCAAAATGTGTAGAACTTGCTGAGCGGGCACCGGCTTGCTATGAAGCAGCAGAATATTTTATAGAAGCGGGTGACTGGATAATTTCCGTACTTACAGGTAAGCTAGTCCGAAGTAATTGTGCTGCAGGTTTTAAATCATTTTGGGATAAGACTCGTGGGTATCCAACTGATTTCTTTGAAAAAATTAGTCCAGTAATTGGACAGCTAGAGCATACGAAATTACGAGGGGAAATCCACCAAGTGGGAACAAGAGCTGGCTTACTTCATAATTCATATGCTCATAGTTGGGGGCTTTCATCAGAAACTTCAGTCGCTACTTCAATTATTGATGCCCATTCTGCTGTTCTTGGGATGGGAGCGTCTGAAGCAAAAACTATGGTGATGGTAATGGGAACTTCCACATGTCACATTACACTTAGTGATAAAAAACAAGCTGTTCCCGGCATCTCTGGAATGGTAGAAGATGGAATTATACCTGGATTGTATGCCTATGAAGCTGGTCAATCTGCCGTAGGGGATATTTTTGCGTGGTTTAAAAAGAATCAGGTTCCTGCTTACATTGAATATGAAGCAAAAAGAGAAAACCTCGATGTTTTCTCTTATCTAGAAATACTATCCCAAAACATAAAACCCGGGGAAACAGGGCTTTTAGCTTTAGATTGGCATAACGGAAATCGTTCTGTCTTAAATGATCCTAACCTCACTGGGATGATGATTGGTCAAACATTAAATACTAAACCGGAAGAAATATTTTTAGCTTTAATGGAAGCTACAGCCTTTGGAGCTAAAGTGATCATGGAAGCTTATCAAGAAGGAGGAATCCCTACGGATACCATCTATGCGAGTGGAGGGCTGCCAGCTAGAAATAAACGATTTGTACAAATTTATGCTGATGTAACGAATTGTCCTGTTCGCATCGCATCAAATCCATATGTATCTGCAGTAGGGGCGGCCATTTTAGGCACAGTAGCAGCTGGTGAAAGCCAATACGGCTATGATTCTTTAGAAAAAGCTATGAAACATATGAACCAACTGAACGAAAAGGTTTACAATCCTATTCCGGAAAATGTTCAAATCTATAAAGAATTGTACAATGAATATCGTACTTTATCAGATTACTTTGGTAGAGGCGTTAACAACGTTATGAAACGTTTAAAAAGCCTTAAGACACAGAGTTACCAAAACGAAAGAGAAACTGAAACAACACTTCCTTAA
- a CDS encoding DeoR/GlpR family DNA-binding transcription regulator, translating into MKMFVSERRNKIMQLLNEKKRVTVKELSSHIGVSEATLRADLNKMETDGLLTRTHGGATLKEESDNETSFTAREKKNKEQKTVIADRAFELIEEKQCILLDASSTALELARYLKTQPMRLTVVTSGVLTALELKENPDLTVIMIGGVVTNRSSSIEGTLGLDILDHVNIDMMFTSGNGFSVDKGLTDFNLYEVELKKQLVKRSNKLVAIVDSSKIGTTSSAVFATPNEIDMLVTDKPLDDQSSKQLSENQIDVLAPSLTSQK; encoded by the coding sequence ATGAAAATGTTTGTAAGCGAAAGAAGAAACAAAATTATGCAACTTTTAAATGAAAAAAAACGGGTTACTGTTAAAGAACTGTCTTCTCATATAGGAGTATCTGAAGCAACTCTTCGTGCAGATCTCAATAAAATGGAAACAGATGGTCTCCTAACTAGAACTCATGGAGGGGCTACGCTAAAAGAAGAGTCAGATAATGAAACTAGTTTTACCGCCCGTGAAAAGAAAAATAAGGAACAAAAAACGGTCATTGCTGACAGGGCCTTTGAATTAATTGAAGAAAAACAATGTATCTTGTTAGATGCAAGTTCTACTGCGTTAGAATTGGCCCGGTACTTAAAAACCCAACCTATGCGACTTACTGTTGTAACTAGTGGAGTATTAACTGCATTAGAATTAAAAGAGAACCCAGATCTAACCGTCATCATGATCGGTGGAGTTGTAACCAACCGCTCTTCATCTATCGAGGGGACTTTAGGATTAGATATTTTAGACCATGTAAATATTGATATGATGTTTACCTCAGGAAATGGTTTTTCAGTAGATAAAGGACTGACAGACTTTAATTTGTATGAAGTTGAGTTGAAGAAACAACTCGTTAAGCGATCTAATAAACTAGTAGCAATCGTAGATTCCTCAAAAATAGGAACGACTTCAAGTGCAGTTTTTGCAACACCTAATGAAATTGATATGTTAGTCACGGATAAGCCGTTGGATGATCAATCGTCTAAACAACTGTCAGAAAATCAGATTGATGTACTAGCACCCTCTTTAACTTCACAAAAATAA
- a CDS encoding MFS transporter encodes MENLAHKDTFLDRIGLPSHLIWGYIGVLIFMMGDGLELAWISPYLVEEGLSVQQAAFLTTAYGVTIAIGAWFSGVLVEAIGPRRTMLLGVFMYVLGHSLFVGLAIPAFDYSLMIPTYAIRGFGYPLFAYAFLVWITYRTPQHQLGKAVGWFWFVFTGGLSVLGAYYSSWSIQMFGHIPTLWSALIWVFIGAFLAIVVNRDKFELEKKSDHSSKLKELLNGVMIVKREPKVGIAGIVRIVNQAAQYAFPLFLPIYLASQGVSTTVWLNIWGTIFISNIAFNLIFGFVGDKFGWRNTVTWFGAVGCGVFTIMLFYMPQIFTGSIFVVGLIGMLWGACLAGFVPLSALTPSLVGDGDKGAAMSILNLGAGLCVFVGPALVALFYGLVNTQGMMWILGGLYFGAAILTRFLEVPTANEKDYVEEDSHSVV; translated from the coding sequence GTGGAAAATTTAGCCCATAAAGATACGTTTCTGGACAGAATTGGTTTACCATCTCATTTAATTTGGGGATACATTGGAGTTTTAATTTTTATGATGGGAGATGGTTTGGAGCTTGCTTGGATTAGCCCTTACTTAGTTGAGGAAGGTCTATCTGTGCAGCAAGCAGCCTTTCTTACAACTGCCTACGGTGTAACTATTGCTATCGGTGCTTGGTTTTCAGGTGTATTGGTAGAAGCGATAGGACCTAGAAGAACAATGCTATTGGGAGTATTCATGTATGTCTTAGGACACAGTCTGTTTGTCGGGCTTGCTATACCAGCATTTGATTACTCCTTAATGATTCCGACTTATGCCATTAGAGGTTTTGGTTATCCGTTATTTGCCTATGCTTTTCTAGTTTGGATTACTTATCGAACTCCTCAACATCAACTTGGTAAGGCAGTTGGATGGTTCTGGTTTGTATTTACTGGAGGTTTAAGTGTATTAGGTGCTTATTATTCTAGTTGGTCGATTCAAATGTTTGGGCATATTCCTACACTATGGAGCGCGTTGATCTGGGTATTTATTGGCGCATTCTTAGCCATTGTGGTGAATCGTGATAAATTTGAACTCGAAAAGAAATCAGATCATTCATCAAAACTAAAAGAATTGCTCAATGGTGTTATGATCGTGAAAAGGGAACCTAAAGTTGGAATAGCCGGTATTGTACGAATTGTTAACCAAGCAGCACAATATGCGTTCCCTCTCTTTCTGCCTATTTATTTAGCTAGCCAAGGTGTTAGTACAACGGTGTGGTTAAATATTTGGGGGACCATTTTCATCTCCAATATTGCTTTTAACCTTATTTTCGGTTTCGTAGGAGATAAATTTGGTTGGAGGAATACAGTAACTTGGTTTGGTGCAGTTGGTTGCGGAGTTTTCACTATCATGTTGTTTTATATGCCGCAAATATTTACTGGGAGTATCTTTGTCGTTGGCTTAATTGGAATGCTGTGGGGAGCGTGTTTAGCTGGGTTTGTTCCTCTATCCGCTTTAACCCCTTCGCTAGTCGGTGATGGAGACAAGGGAGCTGCGATGTCTATTTTAAATTTAGGAGCAGGGTTATGTGTGTTCGTCGGTCCGGCACTAGTAGCCTTGTTCTATGGTTTGGTAAATACGCAAGGAATGATGTGGATCCTAGGAGGGCTATACTTCGGAGCGGCGATTTTAACAAGGTTCTTAGAGGTACCTACTGCTAATGAAAAAGATTATGTAGAAGAAGATAGTCATTCTGTTGTCTAA